ACAAGGCGCCGCCCGGGAAACCTGGGAAGAGGCATGTGCGCGGGTGGAAGTGGAGGGGCTCTATACGCTATTCAATCTTCCACATATCAACCAGGTATATCTGTTGTTTCGCAGCCGGTTGCTCGATCTCGATGTTGCGGCGGGGGAGGAGAGCCTGGAGGTCAAGTTATTCGATGAACAGGAGATACCTTGGGAAAAGCTGGCTTTTCCGGTGATTAAGGAGTCGTTAAAGCTCTATTACGCCGATCGCGAAACCGGGACATATCCTTTACGCAGCGGCACTATAACCCGCGCTGCGGGTACAGCCGGAAGTTACCGTATTATCCTCGATCCGAGTTAAGGAATAAATTCACGGCAGTTGCCTGGTACGTCCCTGTACATAATTTATAGTGTAGGACGATTGTAGCCGGATGGGTGTTAACAGGACCTAGAGTCCCGTGCCGCCATAGCTTGGTACCAGGCGTACATTATTGGCCACGTAGCCGTCATCCTTATCACTCTTTTGGATATAGAATTCGAGTATGGAGTCCCGATTTGACATTACTTCATCCGTGACTTCGTCAGCCAGTTCATTGGCGTGGCAAAAGACACTCTCGTAAGGAGAGCCATCCTGGCGGGGATCGATAATCCACATATTAGGATCGATACGTTTGAGAAAACGTAAAAAGCCATAACCCTTTTCCGGAAACCACTTCGCACAGACCCCTCGGACACAGGAACCCGGTTCTCCCCAATCATTGCGCGGTTCATATGAGATCGGCAACAGATCGGGGATCAGAAAACCCGAATAGTAATCGTCTACAAGTCTGCGCAATTCCTGCGAAACATTGCGGAACCCGAGCAATTCAACCCGACAGCCGCGATCCTGCAGGGCGGTCACGACCTGCAGAAAATCGCCGTCACCTGTGACGAGAAGCAACAGGTCGAGTTTCTCCGATTGCAACATGGCATCAACGGCCATATCCAGATCTGCATTGGCTTTGGTGGTGACGTTACCCTCTTCATCCGTATAGCGGCGGACATTCTTCACAATGACTTTCCAGCCGTACTCTCTGACCATTTGCTGATAGGTCATGGCACGACGACGATACTCGGGATCCTCCTTGGCGCGTTCCTGGTCGAAGGCTATGTAGGTATTGAGCCTGAGAAGGGATCCGCCATATCGCGCTGCGAACATCCTCAGGATGTCGTAGCGCAGCTGGTATCCGCCGTTATATCTGACATTTTCTGCGTCGACAAATACGCCAATTTTAATATCTTGATGCAATGTGTTGTACCTGAACTATAAAAATACAAAAAGTGTTTAGGCATTGTGAGATGAAGCGACATCCCCACGATTGAGGGTCGTTGACGGTGCGTTTATCCCTGCAAGTCCGATGGCGTTGGTCACGCCGATTGTACGCCCAATGGGTCGAATAGCTCGATCAATAGCCTGATTTATTAAAGATGGGAAACCAACCAAAAAATAATATAGATAGTTAAGTGATAAAAATCGTTTCATTCATCTTTATTCTCGAAAGTATATTAATTATACAACGGTTTTGGGAATATTTTTAATGGCGAGCTAAACTAAGACTCATAAAAAATGCGGGATATTTCGCGATTTCCCCAGGTTTCCAATGTCGGGCCGTAAGTCAGAACCGATACGACTGGATGCCTGATATTTATGCGTGGCAGCAGTATTGGAAGATGAAATGCCCCCCCGCACTATGAGATATTGCCGATGCATCGGGAAAGAGGAATCCATTATTAACGCAAGTCTTGCATTTAAACATGCTATAAGATAGAGCAAAACAATAACAGAAACCCAAAGGCGGATAATATGACGTCCACCGATATTCCGGTACATCAACGTTTTAACGCGCATGAACTGTTTCTGCAGGCAGATCGATTAGAGCCATGTGTATTGGTGATATTCGGTGCTGCTGGTGATTTGACACGACGCAAGCTCATACCTGCACTCTATAATTTGGTGCACGAACAGGCACTGGATGAACGTTTTGCGGTTATCGGCTACAGTCGCAGGCCTCAAAGTGATGAACAATATCGCGCCATCCTTTTTGACGGCCTGAAGACCTACTCGCGATCTCAACCCATTGATGACGGTGTCTGGCAGGCATTCAGCAAGCGCATCAGCTATGTGGAAGGTAATTTTGAAGACCCGGAAGGTTATGTTGCCCTGCGCGGGGCATTGGAAGCTATCGAACAAGTAATCGGCAGCGAAGGAAATCGTCTATTCTATTTCGCCACACCCCCCTCCGCAGCACCGGTGATACTGCATCGCCTGAGTGAAGCCGGTTTACTGCAATCTGGAGGTGCAGCTGCACCCTGGACGAGGGTTATCATGGAAAAACCCTATGGCCGGGATCTCGAATCGGCAAGCGAACTGAACCGGATCGTCGCTGAAGTGTTGCAGGAGGATCAGGTCTACCGGATCGACCACTATTTGGGTAAGGAGACGGTCCAGAATATTCTGGTGGCCCGATTGGGAAACACCATATTCGAACCCTTGTGGAACCGAAAGTATATCGATCACATCCAGATCACTGCAGCCGAGTCCATCGGCGTGGAAGGCCGGGGTAGATTCTATGATAAAACTGGCGTGATAAGGGATATGGTACAGAGTCATCTGCTGCAGGTCCTCTCCCTCTGCGCCATGGAACCGCCGGTCTCTTTCGCCGCTGACGATATTCGGGATAAACGGGTCGAGGTATTGCGTTCACTGCGTCAATTCTCATCTCAGGAGGTTTTGCAGCATCTGGTCTTTGGTCAATATCGTGGTTACCGCGATGAGGAGAACGTGGATCCGCAGTCGCGGACGCCAACCTACGCTGCCATTAAATGCTATATCGATAACTGGCGATGGCAGGGGGTTCCATTCTTTCTTCGGGTCGGTAAGCATCTGGCGCAGCGAATGACAGAAATCTCTGTGGTGTTCCGCCCTGTGCCGCTATGCCTGTTCGGACGCGATGATGTCTGTCAGGATCTTGAACCGAACGTATTGACCATCCGTATCCAACCGGATGAGGGCATGGCCCTTAAAATATCCAGTAAGCGGCCGGGTGGTGAGATGGAGGTGGGTTCGGTGGAGATGGACTTCAGTTATTCCGAGACCTACACCCATCCCATCAAAGATGCCTACGAAAGATTGCTGCTGGATGCGGTGAAAGGGGATGCCACACTGTTCGCCAGACGGGATGAAGTGGAGTTCGCCTGGCGTTTCGTGACCCCCATTCTGAATAACTGGGAAAGCGCGGTAAAACGTCAACCGGTATTCTATGCCGAGGGCAGCGAAGGCCCTGAGGAAGCGGAGAAACTGATGGATCGCTATAGCCGGCAATGGCGGGAGATTATTTGATGGATAGATTCATTGTCGATCCAGTTGAGTTTGCAGCTCAGGCTGAGCGGTGGATAGGTGACAAAATCCAGCGGGTGCTTGAGTCATCCATGCGATGCCACCTCATGCTGGCCGGTGGGGCGACCCCTCTGCCTATCTACCGGCGCCTGGCGATGCGCAAGGATATACCCTGGTCGCGCATCGATCTCTATTTCGGCGATGAGCGTTGTGTGCCGGTGAACACATCGGAGAACAATTACACCACGGTTATGCGCAGCTTGTTTCCGGATGGTGACAGGCCCGATGGTATGAATGTCTATCGCATGTGCGGCGAAGAGGATCCGGACAAGGCGGCGGAAGTGTACGAACTGGTATTACCGGAGAGGGTCGACATCCTTCTCCTGGGAGTCGGTGATGACGGTCACACGGCATCGATCTTCCCCGGGTCGGCCGCGTTGGATGAAGAGAAGCGACGTGTAATGCCTGCGATTGCCGCAAAGCCACCGCTACAAAGGTTGACGATTACCCCACCCGTTATTCAAAGCGCCAGATATCTGTTGGTTATGGTCCAGGGTGAGGAGAAGGCGGATGCCGTTCGCAGGGCGTTGGTCGATCGCAGCGTGCCGGCAGCCATAGCATTGGACGGGGATTGGTTGATGGACATCCAGGCGGCCCGTGCGTTGCCGGAAGAGCAAAGACTGGGTTTCTAGAGGCTGTAGACGACAGGCCTTAACTGACAGGAACAGACCATGACTGAAATCAAACATTTTCATATCGGCCTGATCGGATTGGGTGTCATGGGACGCAATCTGGCGCTTAACATGGAAGAGAAGGGATTTCCGGTTGCGGTGTGGAATCGCCGCAGCGCCGCAATCACTGAGTTTTTAGATGAGCATCGTGGTAAGGGGTTTGGCGGGGATCCCGAGATGGCCCGGTTTATAGACCTGCTGGAGCGGCCAAGAAGGATCCTGCTGATGGTCAAGGCGGGAGACCCCGTGGATCAGGTGATCGAACAGTTGATCCCGTTGTTGGAGCCCGGTGATATCATCATGGATGGCGGCAACTCATGGTTTGAGGATACCCGGCGCCGGGAAAGCTATCTGCGCGAGAAAGGACTTCACTTCGTCGGTGTCGGCATATCCGGTGGTGAGGAGGGGGCGCGCCACGGTCCCTCGATGATGCCGGGCGGTTCCAGCGACTCCTATGCGGAGGTTCGTGCGGTGTTTGAGGCGATCACCGCCCAGACCGAGGCGGGTGCCTGTGTCACTCATGTGGGGCCGGACGGTGCCGGCCATTTCGTCAAGATGGTCCATAATGGGATCGAATACGCGGATATGCAGCTGCTTGCTGAGGTCTATGACCTGATGCATCGAGGTCTGGGCCTAAGTGAGATTGAGATGGCCGAGCGGTTCGACAGTTGGAATCAAGGCCCGATGGAATCTTTCCTTGTGGAATTGACCGCCCAGGTGATGAAGGTTGTGGATCGGGATAGCGGCTCACCCCTGGTGAGTCTGGTGATGGATAAGGCAGGGCAGAAGGGGACCGGCCGTTGGACGGTACAGGCCGCACTCGAGCAGGGTGTAGCGGTGCCTGGCATCGCTGCCGCAGTGGATGCCAGGCTGCTCTCTGCAATGAAAGCCCAGCGCGTGGCGGCATCCCCACTGCTACATGGGCCTGAAGTCAGCGATACAACTGAAAAGGAAGCCTTGCTGGCGGATCTCCACGGCGCCATATACGCCTCTCGGATCACTGCGTACGCCCAGGGATTGGATCTGATTCAAAGCGCTTCGGAACGCTATCAGTGGTCGATCGATCTGGCCGAAACAGCGCGTATCTGGAAGGGAGGGTGTATTATCAGGGCGCGACTGCTCGATCCCATCCGCAACGCCTTTTCCAATCACCCGAAACCGATAAATCTGATGGTCGATCCTGCATTGGGAGCTCAGTTACAAGGGTTGCAGGTTGCCTGGCGAAAAGTGGTCTGTTTTGCCTGCGGTGCCGGGATCCCGGTTCCGGTGATGAGCGCCTGTCTCAACTATTTCGACAGTTACCGGACCGACCGGTTGCCGCAAAACCTGATCCAGGCCCAGCGGGACGCCTTCGGCGCCCATACCTACGAACGAGTGGATCACCCGGAATGGGGTTTCATCCACTCGGACTGGCGGTAAAAAAAATATCCTGATTGCCCACAATACTCAGCCACTGTATAGGTGACTTGGTGATCGTGGGTTGTATAAGCAAACCGCGAATAGTCGCGAATGATTTTTCTGTCCGCAAATGAACGCGAATGAACGCAAATATATTTATTTACTGTACAACAGGATGTAACACAGACTCTAACCTACCGCGAGGGAGAGGTAGGGTGAGAGCGGATAGCTGACAATGGTGGGTAACCAGGAAAAATATTAAAGCTATTTGCGTTTATTCGCGTTCATTTGCGGACTTTACTTTTTAAATAAAGTGCCTGCCACACAAAAAGATTGCCTTGCGCTACAGGTCCTGCCAGTCGGTCAATAGAAGCCCCGATCCGACACCGGCCAGGCCGGCGCCGATGAGGCCCCCGACAACAGCACCCGGCAGATTCCCGTGGATAACCTCCAATGCGGCGGAGAGCGGCCCCGCTACACTGTCGTCAATAGAACCGATCATGACGAAAAAACAGAGTGCGATAAACCCCGATACCCCCACGCCCACCATCAAACCATCCCCCACCGGTGGCAGCAGATTGTCGTAGAGCTTGATAAATCCGGGGACCAGGGCGACATAGAGGATACCGGTAAGGGGGCAGAGGAGGGCCACTAGGGTACTGATTGAAAGCGGAGCAGTGAGGTTGACAGCCAGCAGATAGGTAAGTGAGGCCAACCAGCCGGCGCTGAATCCAGCCAGGGTTTTCGCATCTGCGCGATTTACCCGTGAACCCATGGAGAAGACGCCATACAGCGCACCGACAATCGCTCCCACAACGGAGACCAATATCACTAACATCAAGAGATCGACCGGGTGATCTGTAAGGATGAAATAGAAAATGGAAATAGGTGAAATAATGGTCGTCATCAAAACCGCAAGACGCATACTGCTGTATATCAGCGCGCCAAGGGTTCCGGCGAGTACGCCGGCGAACAGGTAGGGATCGATCGGCAGTTGCCAATAGTCGGCGAAAGCGGCCGAGAAGACAAACAGCATGGCGTAAAGCAATCCGATAAACGCCCAGATTGCGCCCCGAATCAGGGCTTCTTTAAGTCGCTGCTGTGACATCGCTGATGGATGCTGATTCTGCATGATACCTTATGTTCTGTGATTGCTCATGCCGTACATCTCACGTCCCTCGGAGAGTCTCAGCCAGCCCTTGATGATGCGATAGATCAACCACACCATATTAACCAAAAGCACCGGGTAGCCAATCAGGATAAAGATTGTGAGGTAGCCGATCACTATCCACAGGAGACTGAACCAGAAGGTGCGGATCTGCCATCTGTAGTGTGATTCAAGCCAACTGTTCCTGACATCGTCGCGCTTGACGTAGTTGATAATGACGGCAATCAGAAAGGTAATGACGAACAGGAAAGAAAGGGCCTGCAGTGCATATACCGCCATTGCGATGGTTTTTTCCCGATCATTATGGATGTTGTTGATCGCCTTCGTCGAACCGTTCATCATCACATCATGTCACTGATTCATGCCACATGCCAGAGCATGGCCGCATTGATACACATAGAATAAGCCGGCAGTATTCGTGGGTTAGATATTCAATCACAATAAATTATTCTTTTTCAGTCGTTGTTCCATACTATAATTAGTTCGGTTGGCGAATAATAGAAGACAATATTCTGCTCAACAATCGGTAGCTGATCGAATGGGCACTTCATGAAAGACATCTTTGTTACACGCACTGTACGCATACCCGATCCGCTCCGCATCAGCCGTTATCAAAAAAGCCCTGAACTCGGACCAAGGATACTCTTCTTCAGCGGTGGCAGCGCCCTCAATGACGTTAGCCGGGTCTTGAAAGGCTACACCCATAATTCAATACATCTGGTAACCCCATTCGACTCCGGCGGCAGTTCCGCCAAACTACGTCAGGCATTCGACATGCCCTCTATTGGAGATTTGCGCAGTCGACTCGTTGCATTGGCGGATGAAACAGTGACCGGACATCCGGAGGTCTATGAACTACTGATCTACCGTTTTCCCCTTAAGGCAGAGAAGGGTGAGCTGCTACATCAGCTCGAGTCAATGATCAGAGGCAGACACCCGCTGGTGGAACCGGTAAACAATCCCATCAGGCGTATCATCCGCTATCAGTTGGGTTATTTCTATGACGCCATGCCGGCAAAGTTCGATCTGCGTGGAGCCAGCATCGGTAATCTGATTCTCAGTGGCGGTTATCTCAATAACCATGAACATCTCGATCCGATCATCTTTCTGTTCGAAAAGCTGTTGGGGGTTCAGGGACTGGTGCGTGCGGTCGTAAATGATAAATTCCATCTCACGGCAGAGTTGGAAGATGGCAGTCGTATAGTCGGTCAACATCTGCTGACCGGCAAGGAGGTTTCGCCCCTTGAGAGTCCGGTGAAAGAGATCTCTCTCTCCAGACGCTTGGATAAATACACACCGGTGAAATCGCAATTACGCAAAAAAAACCATAAGCTGATACAAAAAGCGGAGTTGATTGTCTATCCCCCCGGCAGTTTTTACACCAGTCTGGTGGCCAATCTACTGCCTCAAGGTGTCGGGGCCTCGATAGCGGAAAATGATTGCCCTAAGGTCTACGTACCAAATCTGGGTGCAGATCCGGAACAGCTGGGTATGAATCTGAACGATGCGGTGCGGCGGTTGATGCACTATTTGCGTAAAAATTTGTCGGGTAATGCCGCAAAAGGAAGGCAATTGAATTTCATACTCCTCGACAGTAGAAATGGGCAATACCCATCGAAACTCTCTGCCAAGCTTGTCGAGGAACTTGATATTCAGGTAATCGATACAACGCTTATCAGTAGACGCAGCGCACCCTACTACGATTCGAAACTGCTGGTCTCGGCCCTGCTCTCCCTTACCTAGGGCCGATTGGATGAGTGTTAACAGGCCCCAGGGTCCAGCATTTGGATAGCCGATTGTTTGCGGATAATAAGAAATGGCCGCAAATGAACGCCAATCATGAAAAATTTACGCAAATTACCAATTGGTCGAATGTAGGATGAATGATAACCAAAGAATTAACTTCATGGGTGTAGTTAACCGTGTAAATGCCTTCTGAGTAAGCCGGGTCTGTCCAGATAGGGCATACTTGCCGGGTGCGTTATTGTAAAATACCGATTATCCCTTTATTTTAAATGGCTTATGCAATTCGGCTGAGCACCGGACATAAGTGTAATGTCTATCTAGACTGCAGGGGTCTGCAAACCGGTATACAGTGTATATACTATTGGGATATTCTCGCTGAACATAGTATCCAGCGACGATCCGTTAGTGAATGGGGACACCCTTACCAATCACACACTTGCCATATTTGGTAAAGCATCAATGATGCCAGCAGGTTTTTCATGACACTCAATGGCTTATTCGATTTATCACTGTCAGATTTTATTATTCTGATCCTGGTTCTCACCCATATCACCATCGTTTCGGTGACAGTCTTTCTTCATCGTCATCAGGCCCACCGGGCGCTCTGGTTACATCCTGTGCTGAGCCATTTCTTTCGATTCTGGCTCTGGTTGACGACCGGTATGGTGACCCGTGAATGGGTGTCCATCCATCGCAAGCACCATGCGAAGTGTGAAATGGAGGACGATCCCCACAGTCCCCAGATCCAGGGATTGAGCAAAGTGTTGTGGCAGGGTGCAGAGCTTTACCAGCAGGAGGCAAAGAATCAGGAGACCCTGGAACGCTACGGTAAGGGAACACCGGACGATTGGCTGGAACGCCATCTCTATACACGCTACAACTATTTGGGCATCGCACTGCTGTTTGTCGTTGAGTTGATACTGCTGGGCCCTGCAGGCATTACGGTCTGGGCTATCCAGATGATATGGATACCGTTCTGGGCTGCGGGGGTGATCAATGGTATCGGCCACTATTGGGGCTATCGCAATTTCGAGATCCCCAATGCGGCGACCAACATTGTTCCCTGGGGAATCTTTATCGGTGGAGAGGAGTTGCACAACAACCATCACGCCTTCGGCAGCTCCGCCAAGCTGTCAAACCGGTGGTGGGAGTTTGATCTGGGCTGGTTCTATATCAAGTTGTTCACTTTTTTACGATTGGCAAGAGTGCTCAAGATTGCACCCAAGCGCGCCTTGATCGCAGAGCGTTCACAACTGGACATAGATGCGATTAAGGCGCTGACTGTCAATCGGCTGCAATTGTTGAGTGATTATCGTCGCAAGGTGTTGAAGCCGGTGTTCAGATATGAGATCAGGCATGCCCAACGTCCGCTGCGAAGTCTATATCGCAGTGCCCAGCGCCTGGTGCGCCGGGACAGCATGCTGCTGAGCGATAGCGACCTGTTACAGCTGAAAGAGATTCTCGATACCAATGCGGCCCTGGACAAGGTCTATCAGTTCAAATTGAAGCTGCAGGCGATCTGGGAACAGCAGGCCTCCAGCCACGAAAAACGTCTTGAAGCCCTGAGTCTATGGTGTGCCCAGGCGGAAGCGAGCGGAGTGGAGGCGTTACAGGAGTTTGTCTCCATCCTCCGATCCTACGGGATGACGCCGGTGCGGTGACACCTTGCGCTGCTAAACAAGGAGGTTTTCAACATCTTCGTGCGGGGGGCGGACGGTAACAGACGGGGGTTTTGCATGACCGACTCGTTCAACAAGCTGTGGCTCAAGGGACAGGCGGAAGAGGATATCTATTTCGCCAAGCGCGATCGTGAATTGATCGAGGCGCTGAGGAAGAAGAAGCTGCGTAAGAAACTTGAAGACACCAACAGGAAAACGCGTAATCGGGCCAGGAAATACGAGGATCGTTTCGTCAAGATCTCCGATAAACACGGTAAAAAACCTAAAAAAATGCGTAAGGAAATAAGCAAGCTTTTAGTAAAGATCAGGAAACGGTTTAGCGCTAAATAACCCTACCCCTGGCTTAGTAAACTCCGCAGATCGATGACTGCCGCATTGGCCCGTGATATGTAAGAGGCCATGACCAGTGAGTAGTTGGCGAAGATCCCCAATCCACTGCCGTTCAATACCACCGGACTGCTGATGGAGCCCTGGGTGGCTTCCAGTTCGCGGATGATCTGACGCAGACTCACCAGGGCATTTTTCTTCCTCAATATATCCTGAAAATCGATCTCTACTGCATGCAGAAAGTGAATCAGGGCCCAGGTGGCGCCGCGGGCCTCGAAGAAGACATCATCTATCTCGAGCCATGGTGTCTGTACCCTGACATTGTCAGAGGTGGCGGTCGATTGTGCGGCGTCAGGGTCGCCTGCGAGGTCGGTATTGATGCGCTCCTGCCCCACGCTGGCGCTCAAGCGTTGGGAGAGGCTTCCCAGACGCTTCTCGACTATCGCCAGCCAGTCACGCAGATTATCGGCACGGGCAAAGAACTGGGTACTCGTCTCGCCTTGTTGGGAGAGGCCGCTTAGATAGCGTCTGAGTGCCTCGAGACCCTTATGGTACTCACCCTCGGTCGAAGGGAATATCCAGGAGTCGTTACTGTAGTTGAATTGAGGCTCGGTGATGGCCAGATCCTCGTTTTCCAACGACTGGGATTGAGAGCGGCTCATATCATTGCGTAACGAGCGGGCCAGATCGCGGGCCTGGGTGAGGGCACCGAACTCCCAGTTGGGAATATTGTCCAGAAAAACGCTCGGCGGCGTGATGTCATTACTCAGATAACCTCCCGGTTTTTGCAACAGGGTTTCCATGACAGTGACTAGGGCGGTGGTGGTGTAGGAACCGGTGACCGGTTTCAGGCTCATCTCCTGCAGCATGTTGTGGGTGTTGTTGCGTACATCGAAGGGTTCGGGCACGCTGCTCCAATAGAGTCCGAGTAGAAAAAGCAATACGGAAAGGGTGACAACGCCGAGCATACTGCCCCAAATCCAACCCTTTTCCCGCAGGGTACGGGGATGATAAAGCCGGGCAATCCGGTTTATCAGAGAGGTTGTAGCGCGAAGTAGTTTTTCGAAAAGCGTTTTCACCCGTAGTTTCCCTGCCTTGAATAGATCAGAAACACATCAGGATAGAATGAACCATCACAGATGATAATCATGTCTTGCCGCTCAATACCACAGCTTATCGTAAGACACTATCTGACGAAGTAGGGTCAAGGCAAGCTTTGAAATTGTCTAGGGCGAGGCTTGCCGCACCATGATCGATCAATATCCTTCAGAACGCTGTATCATACTGGCCTCGTTCCCGCGCTCCTGTGCTGGAACGTGACGGTCAAGCTCCTCATGGGAGCCCATAGTTCGCTCAACCGATGTATGCATTCCCACGCAGAGCATGGGAACGGGACGGGGCGCTGCGTTGTGCTAAGGGTTACCTATACGGATTTCCAGAAGGCCCTGCCGTTATCAGCTTGTGATGCCCGATGGCAACAACAGGCTCAAATAGTGATCGGCCAGCAGCAGGGTGAACAGCAGACTGAGGTAGAGAATCGAGAAGGCGAAGGTCTTCATGGCGTGATCGCGTCCCTTGCTCTGCAACAGTCTGACGGCATGGTAGACAAAGGTACACCCCAGCACAAACGCGCCGATAAGATAG
This sequence is a window from Candidatus Thiodiazotropha sp. LNASS1. Protein-coding genes within it:
- a CDS encoding NUDIX hydrolase encodes the protein MKYCSHCGAEVEVRVPEGDNRPRHVCIICSTVHYQNPKIVVGCIPVWEQQILLCRRAIEPRYGLWTVPAGFMENGETSQQGAARETWEEACARVEVEGLYTLFNLPHINQVYLLFRSRLLDLDVAAGEESLEVKLFDEQEIPWEKLAFPVIKESLKLYYADRETGTYPLRSGTITRAAGTAGSYRIILDPS
- a CDS encoding NYN domain-containing protein, encoding MHQDIKIGVFVDAENVRYNGGYQLRYDILRMFAARYGGSLLRLNTYIAFDQERAKEDPEYRRRAMTYQQMVREYGWKVIVKNVRRYTDEEGNVTTKANADLDMAVDAMLQSEKLDLLLLVTGDGDFLQVVTALQDRGCRVELLGFRNVSQELRRLVDDYYSGFLIPDLLPISYEPRNDWGEPGSCVRGVCAKWFPEKGYGFLRFLKRIDPNMWIIDPRQDGSPYESVFCHANELADEVTDEVMSNRDSILEFYIQKSDKDDGYVANNVRLVPSYGGTGL
- the zwf gene encoding glucose-6-phosphate dehydrogenase; this translates as MTSTDIPVHQRFNAHELFLQADRLEPCVLVIFGAAGDLTRRKLIPALYNLVHEQALDERFAVIGYSRRPQSDEQYRAILFDGLKTYSRSQPIDDGVWQAFSKRISYVEGNFEDPEGYVALRGALEAIEQVIGSEGNRLFYFATPPSAAPVILHRLSEAGLLQSGGAAAPWTRVIMEKPYGRDLESASELNRIVAEVLQEDQVYRIDHYLGKETVQNILVARLGNTIFEPLWNRKYIDHIQITAAESIGVEGRGRFYDKTGVIRDMVQSHLLQVLSLCAMEPPVSFAADDIRDKRVEVLRSLRQFSSQEVLQHLVFGQYRGYRDEENVDPQSRTPTYAAIKCYIDNWRWQGVPFFLRVGKHLAQRMTEISVVFRPVPLCLFGRDDVCQDLEPNVLTIRIQPDEGMALKISSKRPGGEMEVGSVEMDFSYSETYTHPIKDAYERLLLDAVKGDATLFARRDEVEFAWRFVTPILNNWESAVKRQPVFYAEGSEGPEEAEKLMDRYSRQWREII
- the pgl gene encoding 6-phosphogluconolactonase; protein product: MDRFIVDPVEFAAQAERWIGDKIQRVLESSMRCHLMLAGGATPLPIYRRLAMRKDIPWSRIDLYFGDERCVPVNTSENNYTTVMRSLFPDGDRPDGMNVYRMCGEEDPDKAAEVYELVLPERVDILLLGVGDDGHTASIFPGSAALDEEKRRVMPAIAAKPPLQRLTITPPVIQSARYLLVMVQGEEKADAVRRALVDRSVPAAIALDGDWLMDIQAARALPEEQRLGF
- the gndA gene encoding NADP-dependent phosphogluconate dehydrogenase → MTEIKHFHIGLIGLGVMGRNLALNMEEKGFPVAVWNRRSAAITEFLDEHRGKGFGGDPEMARFIDLLERPRRILLMVKAGDPVDQVIEQLIPLLEPGDIIMDGGNSWFEDTRRRESYLREKGLHFVGVGISGGEEGARHGPSMMPGGSSDSYAEVRAVFEAITAQTEAGACVTHVGPDGAGHFVKMVHNGIEYADMQLLAEVYDLMHRGLGLSEIEMAERFDSWNQGPMESFLVELTAQVMKVVDRDSGSPLVSLVMDKAGQKGTGRWTVQAALEQGVAVPGIAAAVDARLLSAMKAQRVAASPLLHGPEVSDTTEKEALLADLHGAIYASRITAYAQGLDLIQSASERYQWSIDLAETARIWKGGCIIRARLLDPIRNAFSNHPKPINLMVDPALGAQLQGLQVAWRKVVCFACGAGIPVPVMSACLNYFDSYRTDRLPQNLIQAQRDAFGAHTYERVDHPEWGFIHSDWR
- a CDS encoding DUF4870 family protein, with protein sequence MNGSTKAINNIHNDREKTIAMAVYALQALSFLFVITFLIAVIINYVKRDDVRNSWLESHYRWQIRTFWFSLLWIVIGYLTIFILIGYPVLLVNMVWLIYRIIKGWLRLSEGREMYGMSNHRT
- a CDS encoding GAK system CofD-like protein, encoding MKDIFVTRTVRIPDPLRISRYQKSPELGPRILFFSGGSALNDVSRVLKGYTHNSIHLVTPFDSGGSSAKLRQAFDMPSIGDLRSRLVALADETVTGHPEVYELLIYRFPLKAEKGELLHQLESMIRGRHPLVEPVNNPIRRIIRYQLGYFYDAMPAKFDLRGASIGNLILSGGYLNNHEHLDPIIFLFEKLLGVQGLVRAVVNDKFHLTAELEDGSRIVGQHLLTGKEVSPLESPVKEISLSRRLDKYTPVKSQLRKKNHKLIQKAELIVYPPGSFYTSLVANLLPQGVGASIAENDCPKVYVPNLGADPEQLGMNLNDAVRRLMHYLRKNLSGNAAKGRQLNFILLDSRNGQYPSKLSAKLVEELDIQVIDTTLISRRSAPYYDSKLLVSALLSLT
- a CDS encoding fatty acid desaturase codes for the protein MTLNGLFDLSLSDFIILILVLTHITIVSVTVFLHRHQAHRALWLHPVLSHFFRFWLWLTTGMVTREWVSIHRKHHAKCEMEDDPHSPQIQGLSKVLWQGAELYQQEAKNQETLERYGKGTPDDWLERHLYTRYNYLGIALLFVVELILLGPAGITVWAIQMIWIPFWAAGVINGIGHYWGYRNFEIPNAATNIVPWGIFIGGEELHNNHHAFGSSAKLSNRWWEFDLGWFYIKLFTFLRLARVLKIAPKRALIAERSQLDIDAIKALTVNRLQLLSDYRRKVLKPVFRYEIRHAQRPLRSLYRSAQRLVRRDSMLLSDSDLLQLKEILDTNAALDKVYQFKLKLQAIWEQQASSHEKRLEALSLWCAQAEASGVEALQEFVSILRSYGMTPVR
- a CDS encoding DUF2333 family protein; this encodes MKTLFEKLLRATTSLINRIARLYHPRTLREKGWIWGSMLGVVTLSVLLFLLGLYWSSVPEPFDVRNNTHNMLQEMSLKPVTGSYTTTALVTVMETLLQKPGGYLSNDITPPSVFLDNIPNWEFGALTQARDLARSLRNDMSRSQSQSLENEDLAITEPQFNYSNDSWIFPSTEGEYHKGLEALRRYLSGLSQQGETSTQFFARADNLRDWLAIVEKRLGSLSQRLSASVGQERINTDLAGDPDAAQSTATSDNVRVQTPWLEIDDVFFEARGATWALIHFLHAVEIDFQDILRKKNALVSLRQIIRELEATQGSISSPVVLNGSGLGIFANYSLVMASYISRANAAVIDLRSLLSQG